One region of Collinsella aerofaciens ATCC 25986 genomic DNA includes:
- a CDS encoding serine/threonine-protein kinase, translated as MPLFSQHTARFSPDVPLEGTSSRELLKRYQPLETLATGGFGSIEICRDTHLRRRVAIKRIPLINGAGMPASDIMDVLREAHTAAMLQHPNIVQVIDFTHDTAYAYLVMEYVDGMSLAEFLHRVDGHSLTFDEAAAIADALGQALTFAHSNGVLHLDIKPANVLIDHSGNVKLTDFGMARLSSAGGFGGSRGGTIGYMPPEQLDIETGTVDERADVFALACVIYEGLCGSAPFMAATPADSLGHIIGGATYPSELIPHFPPGAESALMSALSPMPQDRPNSIEAFCDQLLAGLGSVREGRRSLEQMVGELSDDEQELDDIEPSHYEDDAIEVDPALGWAGTRWSHARDYTMRTISALTCGTFSFLLMQTAGVAALPGLVIAAIAIGAAAGLAPQIGSAISAVGFLVLMANATMQAQGILSMLPVAVIFAAAMSGWWIAWGRTETAASATLTCALALGCLTGNTFLAAGVAAGVASFWLGPASAAAATGMGALFARLATVALSAGGVLGLGNVAAALGDPLLWAAFVLVAATAAASSALLNVHAKRANQGSNLAAIAAIAVTGIGCAAASCLAHHMEIASLAAAVIAKAAVAGILSSIIVGICLYLLGYQRTYTESDLS; from the coding sequence ATGCCGCTTTTCTCGCAACATACCGCCCGGTTCTCGCCGGACGTTCCTTTGGAGGGCACCAGCTCTCGCGAGCTGCTCAAGCGGTACCAGCCGCTCGAGACACTTGCGACCGGCGGTTTTGGCTCCATCGAGATCTGCCGCGACACGCACCTGCGCCGCCGCGTCGCCATTAAGCGTATCCCCCTTATCAACGGTGCTGGCATGCCCGCCAGCGACATCATGGATGTCCTGCGCGAGGCGCACACCGCCGCCATGCTTCAACATCCCAATATCGTGCAGGTCATCGACTTTACGCACGACACAGCCTATGCCTACCTAGTCATGGAGTATGTCGATGGCATGTCGCTGGCCGAGTTTTTGCACCGCGTGGACGGCCACTCACTTACCTTTGACGAGGCCGCAGCTATTGCCGATGCCCTGGGCCAGGCGCTCACCTTCGCCCATAGTAATGGCGTACTCCACCTGGACATTAAGCCCGCCAACGTGCTCATCGACCACTCGGGCAATGTAAAGCTCACCGACTTTGGCATGGCGCGACTGTCGTCCGCCGGTGGCTTTGGCGGTTCGCGCGGCGGCACCATCGGCTACATGCCGCCCGAGCAGCTCGATATCGAGACCGGCACGGTCGACGAACGCGCTGATGTCTTTGCCCTTGCCTGTGTGATCTACGAGGGCCTGTGTGGCAGCGCCCCCTTTATGGCGGCCACGCCCGCCGACTCGCTCGGCCACATCATCGGCGGCGCCACCTATCCCAGCGAGCTGATACCACACTTTCCCCCGGGAGCCGAGAGCGCGCTCATGAGCGCGCTCTCCCCCATGCCGCAGGACCGCCCCAACAGCATCGAGGCATTTTGCGACCAGCTCCTTGCCGGTCTGGGCAGCGTGCGCGAAGGCCGTCGCAGCCTGGAGCAAATGGTTGGCGAGCTTTCGGATGACGAGCAGGAGCTCGACGATATCGAGCCGTCGCACTACGAGGACGACGCCATCGAGGTCGACCCCGCACTCGGCTGGGCGGGCACGCGCTGGAGCCATGCGCGCGACTACACCATGCGCACTATCTCGGCGCTAACGTGCGGCACCTTTAGCTTTTTGCTGATGCAAACGGCCGGGGTCGCGGCGCTTCCCGGCCTGGTCATTGCGGCTATCGCGATCGGAGCGGCGGCTGGCCTGGCCCCCCAGATTGGCTCGGCCATCTCGGCTGTGGGCTTTTTGGTGCTCATGGCCAACGCCACCATGCAGGCACAGGGCATCCTGTCGATGCTGCCCGTCGCGGTGATCTTTGCCGCCGCCATGTCCGGTTGGTGGATCGCCTGGGGTCGCACCGAGACTGCCGCGAGCGCCACGCTCACCTGTGCACTCGCGCTTGGCTGTCTGACCGGCAATACCTTCCTGGCAGCTGGGGTCGCCGCCGGCGTCGCGTCATTTTGGCTCGGCCCGGCAAGCGCCGCCGCGGCAACGGGCATGGGCGCGCTTTTTGCCCGTCTGGCCACGGTCGCGCTTTCAGCCGGAGGCGTGCTGGGGCTCGGTAACGTTGCCGCAGCGCTGGGAGACCCGCTCCTTTGGGCTGCCTTTGTGCTGGTCGCGGCAACTGCCGCGGCGTCATCTGCGCTGCTCAATGTCCATGCCAAGCGTGCCAATCAGGGCTCAAACCTTGCCGCAATCGCCGCCATCGCTGTCACCGGCATCGGCTGCGCAGCGGCGTCCTGTCTTGCACACCATATGGAAATTGCCAGCCTTGCAGCCGCGGTCATCGCCAAGGCGGCGGTTGCGGGAATCCTATCCTCTATAATCGTTGGGATATGCCTATATTTGCTCGGATACCAAAGAACTTATACGGAGAGTGATCTTTCGTGA
- the dnaX gene encoding DNA polymerase III subunit gamma/tau → MESLYRKYRPLTFDSVVGQQHIVSTLEHAITEGRLSHAYLFCGPRGTGKTTMARILAKALLCRNAEAARAEGASGCLPDGACEECELIAEGNHPDVYELDAASRTGVDNVREEIINSVNFAPVRGKYKIYIIDEVHMLTTAAFNALLKTLEEPPAHVIFVLCTTDPQKILETILSRCQRFDFHRIGNEDIEHRLSYVCEQEGFDYDDEALAIVARHAKGGMRDALSTLEQLSVFGNGSVHADDARSLLGEVSDQILGEFSRAIADRDVAELYGLIRAQVEEGNDLLELTRDLVAHVRDVYVACVAGARAELFEGGSEQAEALAAEAAAFGEHPADRLARVLTVLDDAALEMRGASDVRLVLEIACTRLARPEADLTIEALAERVARLEAMIANGAVPASVAAAQAAAPAASVPAAAQQPTLISGARAAAPAASAAPAATSARQGGMPWDRGAAVPAAQPAPKSAAPAPAPRPVTPAPQPVAAPASAPAASTVSVSKPNNAAQVAAAGAAETPAVEDAGELQRKWAEVVERVKARQASYAGLLLNARATADDGSKLTVSFPAGSTFAIKMLGRADTQSVVLPTVCAVFGRRTVDYVLDGGGTPAPQHEEHSPSARAAVSADPQPVSSVPPASSSASATQPKAAPVAAPTPSAPEPAAPKPAAPIPAPKSAAAPAPKSSDLAKAPWLRSDNPAGAPATGKLPTEPAPRAPERASVPMAQPPAQAAPWESEQVPYDDAMVGGFAADAGGDDLPPFDVSGAASATKAAAVAPAASANDDVPAAPWESNPGAGSPFGHQGAAPSIPQTEDEAKALIRSVFGQATIFKPVE, encoded by the coding sequence ATGGAATCGTTGTACCGAAAGTATCGCCCGCTCACCTTCGACTCCGTGGTGGGCCAGCAGCATATCGTCTCGACGCTCGAGCACGCCATCACCGAGGGGCGCCTGTCCCACGCGTACCTATTCTGCGGACCGCGCGGCACGGGCAAGACCACCATGGCGCGCATTCTGGCCAAGGCGCTGCTGTGTCGCAATGCCGAGGCGGCGCGCGCCGAGGGTGCAAGCGGCTGCTTGCCCGACGGTGCTTGCGAGGAGTGCGAGCTCATCGCCGAGGGCAACCACCCGGATGTCTACGAGCTCGATGCCGCAAGCCGTACCGGCGTGGACAACGTGCGCGAGGAGATCATCAACTCCGTCAACTTTGCCCCGGTGCGCGGCAAGTACAAGATCTATATCATCGACGAGGTCCACATGCTCACGACGGCGGCGTTCAACGCGCTGCTCAAGACGCTTGAGGAGCCGCCGGCGCACGTGATCTTTGTGCTGTGCACCACCGACCCGCAAAAGATTCTGGAGACCATCCTCTCGCGCTGCCAGCGCTTCGATTTCCACCGCATCGGCAACGAGGATATCGAGCATCGCCTGTCCTACGTGTGCGAGCAGGAGGGCTTCGATTACGACGACGAGGCACTCGCCATTGTGGCGCGCCATGCCAAGGGCGGTATGCGCGACGCGCTTTCCACGCTGGAGCAGCTGAGCGTCTTTGGCAACGGTTCTGTGCATGCGGACGACGCCCGCTCGCTTTTGGGCGAGGTTTCGGACCAGATTCTGGGCGAGTTTTCCCGCGCCATTGCCGATCGCGATGTTGCCGAGCTCTATGGACTGATCCGTGCGCAGGTCGAGGAGGGCAATGACCTGCTGGAGCTGACGCGCGACCTGGTGGCGCATGTGCGCGACGTGTACGTTGCCTGCGTTGCCGGTGCCCGTGCCGAGCTGTTTGAGGGCGGCTCCGAGCAGGCCGAGGCGCTTGCTGCCGAGGCCGCTGCCTTTGGCGAGCATCCTGCCGACCGCCTGGCCCGCGTGCTGACGGTGCTCGACGATGCCGCACTGGAGATGAGGGGCGCGAGCGACGTGCGCCTGGTGCTCGAGATTGCCTGCACGCGTCTGGCGCGTCCCGAGGCCGATTTAACGATTGAGGCATTGGCCGAGCGCGTGGCACGCCTGGAGGCCATGATTGCCAACGGCGCCGTGCCGGCGAGCGTGGCTGCTGCTCAGGCCGCCGCGCCTGCAGCATCCGTACCCGCTGCTGCCCAACAGCCGACGCTCATTTCGGGCGCTCGTGCTGCCGCTCCGGCGGCATCCGCTGCCCCCGCTGCTACGTCCGCGCGCCAGGGCGGTATGCCTTGGGACCGCGGCGCTGCTGTTCCGGCTGCCCAGCCTGCGCCCAAGTCCGCGGCTCCTGCGCCGGCGCCCAGACCTGTAACGCCTGCACCTCAGCCCGTTGCGGCTCCGGCTTCCGCGCCTGCTGCATCGACCGTGTCGGTGTCCAAGCCCAACAACGCCGCCCAGGTTGCCGCCGCCGGTGCTGCCGAGACCCCCGCGGTTGAGGACGCCGGCGAGCTCCAGCGCAAATGGGCCGAGGTCGTCGAGCGCGTCAAGGCTCGTCAGGCCTCCTACGCAGGGCTTTTGCTCAACGCCCGCGCCACGGCCGACGACGGCTCCAAGCTCACGGTCTCGTTCCCCGCGGGTTCGACTTTTGCCATCAAGATGCTCGGTCGCGCCGATACGCAGTCGGTGGTCCTGCCGACGGTCTGCGCGGTCTTCGGTCGTCGTACCGTCGACTATGTCCTGGATGGGGGTGGCACGCCGGCTCCTCAACATGAGGAGCATTCTCCATCTGCACGGGCTGCGGTATCTGCGGACCCGCAACCCGTGTCCTCGGTGCCCCCTGCATCCTCGAGCGCCAGCGCGACGCAGCCAAAAGCGGCGCCGGTAGCGGCACCGACCCCGTCGGCGCCTGAACCCGCTGCGCCCAAACCGGCTGCTCCGATCCCCGCGCCCAAGTCCGCTGCCGCGCCTGCGCCCAAGTCATCCGACCTGGCCAAGGCCCCTTGGCTGCGCTCCGACAACCCTGCCGGTGCTCCTGCCACGGGCAAGCTCCCGACCGAGCCCGCGCCCCGAGCGCCCGAGCGCGCGTCCGTCCCCATGGCTCAGCCGCCTGCGCAGGCTGCGCCATGGGAATCCGAGCAGGTGCCCTACGACGATGCTATGGTCGGTGGTTTTGCTGCCGATGCCGGCGGGGACGATCTGCCCCCGTTCGACGTGTCGGGTGCGGCGTCCGCGACCAAGGCCGCTGCTGTGGCACCCGCAGCCTCTGCAAACGACGACGTCCCCGCCGCTCCCTGGGAATCCAATCCCGGTGCTGGCAGCCCCTTCGGCCATCAGGGCGCAGCCCCGAGCATCCCGCAGACCGAGGACGAGGCCAAGGCCCTCATCCGCAGCGTCTTTGGCCAGGCCACCATCTTCAAGCCGGTGGAGTAG